Genomic segment of Prochlorococcus marinus CUG1433:
CGTAATACCTCTTGGAGGACTACATGAAATAGGGAAAAACACTTGTGTTTTTGAATATGGTGATGAATTGATGCTTGTTGATGCAGGCCTAGCTTTCCCATCTGATGGTATGCATGGCGTAAACGTTGTTATGCCAGATACAACTTTTTTAAAAGAAAATCAAAGAAGAATAAAAGGAATGATTGTCACTCACGGTCATGAAGATCATATTGGTGGTATTTCTCATCATCTAAAGCATTTTAATATTCCGATTATTTATGGCCCAAGACTAGCAATGTCAATGCTTAGAGGAAAAATGGAGGAAGCTGGGGTATCTGACAGAACAACTATACAGACAGTAAATCCGAGAGATGTTGTAAAAGTTGGACAACATTTTTCTGTTGAATTTATTCGAAATACCCATTCTATTTGTGATAGTTTTTCTTTAGCCGTTACAACACCTGTTGGCACAATTATTTTCACGGGAGATTTTAAGTTTGATCATATGCCAGTAGATGGAGAGCAATTCGATATTGAAAGGATGGTGCATTACGGAGAGAAGGGCGTTTTATGTATGTTTAGTGATTCGACTAATGCCGAAGTGCCAGGTTTTTGCCCTTCTGAGAAGACTATTTATCCTTCTTTAGAAAAACATATTGCGGAGGCAAAAGAACGAGTTATCCTTACCACTTTTGCTAGTTCTGTGCATAGAGTGACAATGATCTTAGAGTTGGCTATGAAACATGGAAGAAAGGTCGGTTTATTAGGTAGATCGATGATCAACGTTATTGCAAAGGCGCGAGATATTGGTTACATGAAATGTCCAGATGATTTGTTTGTTCCTATCAAGCAAATTAGAGATTTACCTGACAGAGAAACTTTATTATTGATGACTGGAAGTCAAGGAGAACCTTTAGCTGCTTTAAGTAGAATTTCTCGTGGGGAGCATCAACATGTACGTCTTAAGACAACTGATACTGTTATATTCTCTGCTAGCCCTATCCCAGGAAACACTATAGGTGTAGTCAATACGATAGATAGATTAATGAAATTGGGAGCGAAGGTTGTTTATGGAAAGGGTGAGAATATTCATGTTTCTGGTCATGGTTTCCAAGAAGATCAAAAATTAATGTTGGCGTTAGCCAAACCTAAGTTTTTTGTTCCGGTTCATGGTGAACATAGAATGCTTGTTTGTCATAGTAAAAGTGCGCAGATAATGGGAGTCCCAAAAGATAATATTTTAATTATTGAAAATGGAGACGTTGTTGAATTGACTTCTGATTCTATTAAAAAAGGAGATCCTGTAAAAGCTGGAGTAGAGTTGCTTGATAATTCTCGCAATGGAATTGTTGACGCTCGAGTATTAAAGGAAAGGCAGCAATTAGCTGGTGATGGTGTTGTAACTGTTTTAGCACCTATAAGTACTGATGGAAAAATGGTTGCTCCTCCAAGAGTTAATTTAAGAGGAGTAGTCACTACTGCAGAACCAAGAAAAATGTCTATGTGGACAG
This window contains:
- a CDS encoding ribonuclease J encodes the protein MQSSTNSTVNRSTYDSSRSKGNTPALRVIPLGGLHEIGKNTCVFEYGDELMLVDAGLAFPSDGMHGVNVVMPDTTFLKENQRRIKGMIVTHGHEDHIGGISHHLKHFNIPIIYGPRLAMSMLRGKMEEAGVSDRTTIQTVNPRDVVKVGQHFSVEFIRNTHSICDSFSLAVTTPVGTIIFTGDFKFDHMPVDGEQFDIERMVHYGEKGVLCMFSDSTNAEVPGFCPSEKTIYPSLEKHIAEAKERVILTTFASSVHRVTMILELAMKHGRKVGLLGRSMINVIAKARDIGYMKCPDDLFVPIKQIRDLPDRETLLLMTGSQGEPLAALSRISRGEHQHVRLKTTDTVIFSASPIPGNTIGVVNTIDRLMKLGAKVVYGKGENIHVSGHGFQEDQKLMLALAKPKFFVPVHGEHRMLVCHSKSAQIMGVPKDNILIIENGDVVELTSDSIKKGDPVKAGVELLDNSRNGIVDARVLKERQQLAGDGVVTVLAPISTDGKMVAPPRVNLRGVVTTAEPRKMSMWTEREISWVLENRWKQLSRQTGPNNFEVDWIGVQREIENGLSRRMRRELQVEPLILCLVQPAPSGTRAYIPKITEEHNHPNRNRNNNNFLKKSNNNHPNSSNNPQNNQKSPKDSQNPSVDSATEDSFEGRTRRRRSAVTS